One genomic segment of Leptotrichia sp. oral taxon 215 str. W9775 includes these proteins:
- a CDS encoding helix-turn-helix domain-containing protein, translating into MKLEEIMKLIQNGEKIDVEFKESSNALPKDIYDSVCSFNNRNGGHILLGVSDERIIIGVNEDKIDKIIKEFTTSVNNSQKIYPPLYLTPIPVNINGKTIIYIRVPEEYQVCRHNGKIWDRSYEGDINITNNSEFVYKMYSRKQSTYFVNKVYPNLDINCLEASVIEKARKMAISRNQNHLWRNMNDEELLRSANLVLIDPETNKEGITLAAILLFGKDNSIMSVLSQHKTDAIFRVENKDRYDDRDIVITNLIDSYDRLISFGQKHLNELFVLDGIVNVNARDRILREIISNTLAHRDYSSGFPAKMIIDDEKIIIENSNLSHGTGILDLQKFEPFPKNPSISKVFREIGIADELGSGMRNTYKYTQLYSGATPIFEEGNTFRTIIPLKKIATQKVGGENVVHGVAHNVVHGVAHDKEKIITIIKEKIRLNNKITRQTIADELGVSKKTIERYMKEINNLKYIGSGNNGYWKLEE; encoded by the coding sequence ATGAAATTAGAAGAGATAATGAAGTTAATTCAAAATGGAGAAAAAATAGATGTAGAATTTAAAGAATCAAGTAATGCTTTACCAAAAGATATTTATGATTCTGTCTGTTCTTTTAATAATAGAAATGGAGGACATATATTATTAGGAGTCAGCGATGAAAGAATTATTATCGGAGTAAATGAGGATAAAATTGATAAAATAATAAAAGAGTTTACTACTTCTGTTAATAATTCTCAAAAGATTTATCCACCCTTGTATTTGACACCTATTCCAGTTAATATAAACGGAAAAACTATTATTTATATTAGAGTTCCTGAAGAATATCAAGTATGTAGGCATAATGGAAAAATATGGGATAGGTCATATGAAGGAGATATAAACATTACAAATAATTCAGAATTTGTATATAAAATGTATTCCAGGAAACAAAGTACTTATTTTGTAAACAAGGTGTATCCAAATCTTGATATAAATTGTTTAGAGGCATCTGTAATTGAAAAAGCACGAAAAATGGCTATTTCAAGAAATCAAAATCATTTATGGAGAAATATGAATGATGAAGAACTTTTGAGAAGTGCTAATTTAGTTTTGATTGATCCCGAAACAAATAAGGAAGGAATTACTTTAGCTGCAATTTTATTATTTGGAAAAGATAATTCAATTATGTCTGTTTTGTCACAACATAAAACTGATGCAATATTTAGAGTAGAAAACAAAGACAGATATGATGACAGAGATATTGTAATTACAAATTTGATTGATAGTTATGATAGACTTATTAGTTTTGGTCAAAAACATTTAAATGAATTATTTGTTTTAGATGGAATTGTCAATGTTAATGCAAGAGATAGAATATTAAGAGAAATAATTTCAAATACATTAGCTCACAGAGATTATTCAAGTGGATTTCCTGCAAAAATGATTATTGATGATGAAAAAATTATTATTGAAAATAGTAATTTATCTCATGGTACGGGAATTTTAGATTTGCAGAAATTCGAACCATTTCCTAAAAATCCCTCAATATCTAAGGTTTTTAGAGAAATAGGAATTGCTGATGAACTTGGTTCAGGTATGAGAAACACTTATAAATATACACAACTTTATTCTGGAGCAACTCCAATTTTTGAGGAAGGAAATACATTTAGAACGATTATACCATTAAAGAAAATTGCAACACAAAAAGTTGGTGGAGAAAATGTCGTTCACGGTGTCGCTCATAATGTCGTTCACGGTGTCGCCCACGATAAAGAAAAAATTATTACTATTATTAAAGAAAAAATAAGATTGAATAATAAAATAACAAGACAAACTATTGCTGATGAACTTGGAGTAAGTAAAAAAACGATAGAAAGATACATGAAGGAAATAAATAATTTAAAATA